The Mercenaria mercenaria strain notata chromosome 10, MADL_Memer_1, whole genome shotgun sequence genome contains a region encoding:
- the LOC123561622 gene encoding uncharacterized protein LOC123561622 isoform X1 gives MMRGAMNRKIPKEIIDLFEKYIANNVRHLDKKDAVHMLQTEFGLDEDQATTMFETFDKDKNGQMSIWEFQQFYVCMGTQTSNPICSAHEVVEKFKEIDADGSGKIDRNEAVEGLLKLKTATGRPLDPKEVDFFIETTSDDDGQINLGSFTNLLYRLRLYNAPPPPKDVKIKNPKAS, from the exons ATGATGAGAGGAGCTATGAACCGTAAAATCCC AAAAGAGATCATAGATCTGTTCGAGAAGTATATAGCCAACAATGTGCGGCATCTGGACAAAAAAGATGCAGTCCACATGTTACAAACAGAATTTGGACTAGACGAGGACCAAGCAACTACCATGTTTGAGACCTTTGATAAAGATAAGAACGGACAAATGAGCATTTGGGAATTTCAACAGTTTTATGTATGCATGGGCACTCA AACGTCTAATCCAATTTGCAGTGCACATGAAGTTGTggaaaaattcaaagaaatagACGCTGATGGAAGTGGTAAAATAGATCGCAATGAGGCGGTTGAAGGACTCTTAAAGCTCAAAACTGCAACAGGCCGGCCTCTTGACCCTAAGGAAGTGGACTTTTTCATTGAAACAACATCCGATGATGATGGTCAAATTAATCTTGGATCTTTCACGAACTTGCTGTACCGACTGAGATTGTACAATGCACCACCACCACCCAAAGACGTGAAGATAAAGAATCCAAAAGCCAGTTAA
- the LOC123561622 gene encoding uncharacterized protein LOC123561622 isoform X2 — protein sequence MMRGAMNRKIPKEIIDLFEKYIANNVRHLDKKDAVHMLQTEFGLDEDQATTMFETFDKDKNGQMSIWEFQQFYVCMGTHAHEVVEKFKEIDADGSGKIDRNEAVEGLLKLKTATGRPLDPKEVDFFIETTSDDDGQINLGSFTNLLYRLRLYNAPPPPKDVKIKNPKAS from the exons ATGATGAGAGGAGCTATGAACCGTAAAATCCC AAAAGAGATCATAGATCTGTTCGAGAAGTATATAGCCAACAATGTGCGGCATCTGGACAAAAAAGATGCAGTCCACATGTTACAAACAGAATTTGGACTAGACGAGGACCAAGCAACTACCATGTTTGAGACCTTTGATAAAGATAAGAACGGACAAATGAGCATTTGGGAATTTCAACAGTTTTATGTATGCATGGGCACTCA TGCACATGAAGTTGTggaaaaattcaaagaaatagACGCTGATGGAAGTGGTAAAATAGATCGCAATGAGGCGGTTGAAGGACTCTTAAAGCTCAAAACTGCAACAGGCCGGCCTCTTGACCCTAAGGAAGTGGACTTTTTCATTGAAACAACATCCGATGATGATGGTCAAATTAATCTTGGATCTTTCACGAACTTGCTGTACCGACTGAGATTGTACAATGCACCACCACCACCCAAAGACGTGAAGATAAAGAATCCAAAAGCCAGTTAA